One Aegilops tauschii subsp. strangulata cultivar AL8/78 chromosome 7, Aet v6.0, whole genome shotgun sequence genomic window carries:
- the LOC109749907 gene encoding F-box protein At5g07610-like: MSVPEDRSRPPEDGRASVPARPSSALPSGTAADDTLTITDDLLLEILSRVPAKSLCRFKYVSNHWLALIHHPEHRKKLPQTLVGFFYTSSKSSVEELFLESPVHFTGVPGAVSRICRSLIDNSFGFLPNHRHIDVLDCCNGLLLCRWHDVSGEVGQFHYIVCNPATKK, from the exons ATGTCCGTCCCGGAAGATCGCTCTCGCCCACCGGAGGATGGCCGCGCTTCAGTTCCTGCCCG GCCTTCCTCTGCTCTCCCCAGCGGAACGGCGGCGGACGATACGCTCACCATCACCGAcgacctcctcttggagatcctCTCGCGGGTCCCCGCCAAGTCGCTCTGCCGCTTCAAGTACGTCTCCAACCACTGGCTGGCCCTCATCCACCACCCCGAACACCGCAAAAAGCTCCCCCAAACCCTGGTCGGCTTCTTCTACACCAGCAGCAAAAGCAGCGTCGAAGAGCTCTTCTTGGAGTCACCTGTCCACTTCACAGGTGTCCCAGGGGCAGTGAGCAGGATCTGCCGTAGTCTGATCGACAACTCTTTCGGCTTCCTGCCTAACCACCGGCACATTGATGTCTTGGACTGCTGCAATGGCCTCCTCCTCTGCCGCTGGCACGATGTTTCCGGCGAGGTTGGCCAGTTCCATTATATTGTGTGCAATCCCGCCACGAAGAAGTGA
- the LOC109749908 gene encoding ethylene-responsive transcription factor 5-like, whose product MAPKKTPKGKSGFFDVRQKPSGNWGVEFSDAGRRWWIGTYPFAHEAARAYDVAVWRAERPRSHLNFPEIESRAVAEMLVPQGINMKEITTKKKKKMKKPSVVVSAGETDEEAMARFAQEHPEYVQAELEYYWKREAEQKKKGPKKEDEDGPSTVIPIESSFEEDWADFSEEEEGCDDPTKEEFWEQFRSSDEE is encoded by the coding sequence ATGGCGCCGAAGAAGACGCCGAAGGGCAAGTCGGGCTTCTTCGACGTGAGGCAAAAGCCGTCCGGCAACTGGGGTGTGGAGTTCTCCGACGCCGGAAGGCGTTGGTGGATCGGCACGTACCCCTTCGCCCACGAGGCCGCGCGTGCCTACGACGTGGCGGTGTGGCGTGCCGAGAGGCCTCGGTCGCACCTCAACTTTCCAGAGATCGAGAGTCGGGCGGTAGCGGAGATGCTTGTGCCGCAGGGCATCAACATGAAGGAGAtcacgacgaagaagaagaagaagatgaagaagccGTCGGTTGTCGTCAGTGCTGGCGAGACCGATGAGGAGGCGATGGCGAGGTTTGCTCAGGAGCATCCGGAGTACGTCCAGGCCGAGCTAGAGTACTACTGGAAGCGTGAGGCGgagcagaagaagaaggggccGAAGAAGGAGGATGAGGACGGTCCCTCGACGGTGATCCCCATCGAGTCCTCTTTCGAGGAGGACTGGGCAGACttctcggaggaggaggaggggtgcGACGACCCGACGAAGGAGGAGTTCTGGGagcagttccgtagctccgatgaGGAGTAG